Proteins from a genomic interval of Lolium perenne isolate Kyuss_39 chromosome 1, Kyuss_2.0, whole genome shotgun sequence:
- the LOC127333380 gene encoding ubiquitin C-terminal hydrolase 12-like: MVSASDSQLSSLHVFLIGSWASHYFYMKNTNSKNECFIPLQKLRKSSAFLVDDSCVFGVKILKITVTSQKKDVVVQEKATTVQNLFVQNKGLIKGTYTWTMDNYLELDSDFIRSPTFEVGGHKWCVGMYPHGDRNITDCISLYLYLEDTDDLSGESGKAVDLTLSILDQKNGKHFTMTTGIFVFRGASGWGWPWFLSLKKFKDPSGGYLVGSSCVVKADFTIVGSSNVG, translated from the exons ATGGTATCAGCATCGGATTCACAACTGTCATCTTTGCATGTATTCTTAATTGGTTCATGGG CTAGCCACTACTTTTATATGAAGAATACCAACTCAAAGAATGAATGTTTCATTCCTCTTCAGAAGCTACGAAAATCATCTGCTTTTCTAGTTGATGATAGTTGTGTATTTGGTGTGAAGATATTAAAAATTACAGTCACTTCTCAAAAGAAGGATGTTGTGGTTCAGGAGAAGGCCACCACAGTACAGAACCTTTTTGTCCAGAACAAAGGACTCATCAAAGGGACCTACACCTGGACCATGGACAACTACCTTGAACTGGACTCGGATTTTATTCGTTCTCCTACATTTGAAGTTGGTGGACATAAGTG GTGTGTCGGCATGTATCCGCATGGTGACAGGAACATCACTGATTGTATCTCCTTGTACTTATACCTGGAAGACACTGATGATCTCTCTGGCGAGTCAGGGAAGGCGGTTGACTTAACTTTATCCATCCTGGACCAAAAGAATGGGAAACACTTCACCATGACTACAG GTATCTTCGTGTTTCGGGGTGCAAGCGGCTGGGGATGGCCCTGGTTTCTGTCACTCAAGAAATTCAAGGACCCATCTGGAGGCTATCTTGTAGGATCCAGCTGTGTTGTCAAGGCAGATTTCACTATCGTCGGGTCATCCAATGTTGGCTAG